One Hermetia illucens chromosome 4, iHerIll2.2.curated.20191125, whole genome shotgun sequence DNA segment encodes these proteins:
- the LOC119655785 gene encoding uncharacterized protein LOC119655785: protein MVDCEDPDLIKITHYINPHMFWYKYEDSFFRNTELSKWEGRLSALLSNKPPLPTSCYRAQINEIVAVYNFSFNRWIRAKCDEIVQFTIANTKYVVWAIDYGIPFQTEGRWIKRFPKDVGEPPEDSVFFGGINNIIPAEKEFNFETCKSEIHPTSKWSPLAVRTIENLIYEAAHIRFVRHIISKEGQYFGNLEFITHTNQIIKADASLLEINHAVHTEEFLRVMRQIGTNQISRWQNNEGASFVSKFNVNKLSNVARFEPKEMLIRNQMQNDGESLYKEEVTRKITDWALRNQICQGQGEDSTVGDDTASVCESSVSVALTRKIATEKLPIEKDDGFVDDNPVMLKGGVYRKKHLERYKESIPPPPSENRKQGYTTLQEESGSEFGDSETIPRTNGKSTQAPLVVQPKSTCHDKDDSSTSNETEVNRKAKDMDEIDCDKSVISGQSNAPTHSAIRVVMDRMHNRRKSLQEKLAAQQKIPPSAIPAGFDLRNLQNSRAIKNDAPSSNFNRSGMNKNNRFKKGTNYAVSTRNDRNDNGFRKGNYAKVIDERW from the exons ATGGTCGACTGTGAGGATCCAGATCTGATCAAAATCACACACTACATTAACCCGCACATGTTCTGGTACAAGTACGAGGACAGTTTCTTCCGGAACACTGAACTATCGAAGTGGGAGGGCAGATTGTCCGCTTTACTCTCGAATAAGCCTCCACTACCGACGTCTTGCTATCGCGCGCAAATCAACGAG ATAGTCGCCGTCTACAATTTCTCGTTTAACCGGTGGATCCGGGCGAAGTGTGACGAAATTGTACAATTCACTATTGCCAATACCAAGTATGTGGTTTGGGCTATCGATTACGG GATCCCATTCCAAACTGAAGGCAGATGGATAAAAAGATTTCCTAAAGACGTCGGGGAGCCTCCCGAGGATTCCGTATTTTTCGGAGGCATCAACAACATAATTCCTGCTGAGAAG GAGTTTAATTTTGAAACATGCAAGTCTGAAATTCACCCAACCTCCAAATGGTCACCGCTGGCTGTCCGGACGATCGAGAACCTCATCTACGAAGCCGCGCACATAAGGTTCGTGCGGCACATTATCAGCAAGGAAGGGCAGTATTTCGGCAACTTGGAGTTCATCACGCACACGAACCAAATCATCAAAGCTGACGCTAGTTTGCTGGAAATCAATCATGCGGTACACACCGAAGAGTTCTTGAGAGTCATGCGGCAAATTGGCACAAACCAGATCTCCAGGTGGCAAAACAACGAGGGAGCATCTTTCGTGTCGAAGTTCAATGTAAATAaactctcgaacgtggccagaTTCGAGCCCAAGGAAATGTTAATAAGAAATCAAATGCAAAACGACGGAGAGAGTTTGTATAAAGAAGAGGTTACACGGAAGATAACTGACTGGGCGTTAAGAAACCAAATATGCCAAGGACAGGGAGAGGACTCGACGGTCGGTGACGACACTGCGTCGGTATGTGAATCGTCGGTAAGTGTCGCGCTTACCAGGAAAATTGCTACCGAAAAATTGCCTATTGAGAAGGATGACGGATTCGTTGACGATAATCCTGTGATGCTGAAGGGcggagtttatcgtaaaaaacaTTTGGAACGATACAAGGAGAGTATCCCCCCGCCGCCTTCTGAGAATCGCAAGCAAGGGTACACAACTTTACAAGAAGAAAGTGGAAGCGAATTTGGAGATTCCGAAACAATTCCGAGAACAAACGGAAAATCGACTCAAGCTCCTTTAGTTGTTCAACCAAAGTCAACTTGCCATGATAAGGACGACAGTAGCACTTCAAACGAAACTGAAGTAAACAGAAAAGCCAAAGATATGGACGAAATCGACTGCGATAAATCTGTGATTAGCGGGCAAAGCAACGCGCCAACTCATAGTGCGATAAGGGTCGTGATGGATCGGATGCACAATAGGCGGAAGTCGCTGCAGGAGAAATTAGCTGCACAGCAAAAGATACCGCCAAGCGCTATACCGGCCGGGTTCGATCTCAGAAATCTGCAGAATAGCAGAGCTATAAAAAATGACGCGCCTTCCTCAAATTTTAATAGGAGCGGAATGAACAAGAATAATCGATTCAAGAAAGGAACCAATTATGCGGTTTCAACACGGAACGATCGTAACGACAACGGTTTCAGAAAAGGGAATTATGCGAAAGTCATTGATGAAAGGTGGTAA